ATTTGATTATATTGCAAAAAATAGATAGTGGACAGACTTTTTCATCTATTTCACAACTGAATATATCATCAGCTTCGGATATCGTATTTAGGCTTTCATATACTTTAACAAGAGATTCTTGAGTATTATCGCCTAGCACGTCCTTGATCATGCTCAGTAGTTCTGGCGGGGCTTCTTCAGATAGAGTCAGGACAATCCCTGAATCTCCGAAGTCAAAGTCGAAACAGCTTGCGTATTCAGCTGCAAGGGCTTGCACGTTATCATCTGTCATGAAATAAGCTCCAAATAAGTGTCCTCGTGATAAAATACGACTTTACTACAAGCTAAGATATTTGAAAAGAGTTCTATTCTTATAAAATGGTTGCGATATTTTCTCGCCTAAGTTAATCATAAGTGAACTTGTGTGTTAAACTTTGATTGATTTGAGGACGTAATGCAAACGAAAGATTTTGATTCCTTTTTTGAAAGGCTATGCGAGCAGACAGATATTTCAACTCAAGCCCAGTTAGCTCGTGAACTCGGTGTCGGGCGTGCAGCTATTTCATTAGTCAAAAAGAAAGGGGCTGTTCCTCCGCGTTGGATTTTGGATTTATCCGTCCGCTACGATATTGATTCAACGTGGCTTGAATCCGGGGTAGGATTGCCTCACCCCGAAGAAAGCGCAGAGGCTTTTGCTGGTGATTTCACACGAATTCCAAAAGTTGCAGCTAGGCTTTCAGCTGGTGGTGGCTCATTTGAAACTGGCGGAACTGTCGAAAGTTATTATGCTTTTCAAAAAAGCTGGGTAAGCTCAAAAGGTAATCCGGCTAATATGGTCTTGATGGAAGTTTATGGCAACAGCATGGAACCTGAGCTTAAAGCAGGTGATATTGTGTTGGTTGATCAGTCTAAAAACAATGTTTTGGCTGGTGGAATTTATGCAATTGGTGTTGAGGATACTGTTATGGTTAAGCGTGTTGAGAAACGTCCTGGACAGGTAGTTCTACACAGTGACAACACTGATTATTCGCCGATTTTTCTTGGTGGAGATGAACTTGCTAATGTGAGAGTGCTTGGTCAGGTCGTATGGGTTTCACGCGAATACCAATAGATAAACATACTTTTTAGAGATTTGTTTATGCGAGATTACACAAGGTAAGAGTGTAATCTCGCTTTTTTTGTTTATAATGTTTATTTTTAGTTGACATGCATGTTGTGTTATGGTTGATTTGAGTCGTCACATGTCAAGAGGTTTGGCGAGAGGGTGTCCCCTTCTTATTCGAAAAGACCAAGGTCAGGAGAACTGTCATGCAGGAAAGATATTGCAAGTGCGGAAATCAGGTTATCGTTCAGTATTCAAATAAAAGATCTGATGATTGGTTTACGCGTTTCTGGATAATGGGAGCGACTTTTGGAAAGACCGTAAGGGTTTGTCCGCACTGTGGCAGTCTTTTAGATATTGACAGCTTAAAATGATATTTCCATTTAATGTATATAATTTAAAAAATTTCGGTAAACGTCTCCCCTGTTGTTTGCCGGGAAAGTGACTTCTAACCACACACTTCTTTACACATCTGTTTTATTTTCTTTCTGATTAATATGCCGCCGTTCTGGCGGCATATTAATTTGTCACAGGCTAAATAGCTTTCACGTTTTTATCTAAACCAGAAACAGCAATCCCTTTCCTTTTCAATTCAGCAAATGTATAAGCAGATCGTTGCAAATATTAGCTTGGAGGAAAATATGGGTGAGTGGGTAGTTGATTTTAAGGGACGTAATCATTCAACTGCAATTAATCTTAATTTTTTGTGGAAAGAGCGGAATGTTTTTATAATGGATAATCATCGGGCTGCGCTTTGGTGCTGGGTTTCAAGTTTAAAGCAAAACTCTGATATAGGATTGTTTCACGTTGATAGGCATTACGATGCTTTGTTTTCTGATAAAGATTATGCTCATTTTCCTCATAGCAGTTTCAGCTCTTTACCCATCGAAGAGTATCTTTCTTGCGGATATGATAATGATTATTTTTCAGTAACTCCGCTTTTCAGGTGGGATAATTACCTAGGTCTGTTTATTGAAAAGTATCGTAAACAAGTTAAAGAGTGGGCTTTTGCAACTCATGGCAAAGGTTCTGCTCCAAAGGATATCCGCTACGCAGCATATGATCCATGGGAGTTTCCTGCTGCCCTTGGTGAGTTGGAAGGGAAATGGATTTTTAATCTTGATCTTGACTATTTCTTCGGAAGAATGAGTAGCGGGGAGATGGAAAAAATGTTCACCGATACGTATATTATTGATTTCGTAAAGGGAATACGCGCTTGCCTTGATTCAGGAGTAATTGCTGTTTTGACGGTGAGTCTAAGCCCTGAATGTACAGGTGGATGGCAAGGTGCCGAGTCCGTTCTTCAGTTGGTTACTGATGGACTCGGAATTGATTTTAAATTGCCTGCCTAGGGTCTTACGGTGACAGCTTAGTCTTTGTTCCAAACTTTGAACTTATGATTAGCGAAAAATTCATTGTAAAGTTTTTCAGCTTTTGCTTTGAACTTTTTATCGTGCATAATTAAAACACTTAGAGCTTCATATTTAAAGTAGGCAACAACGTCTTCCCAGTCGATTTCGTCTCCGTTTTCTTTGCGTCTGAACCCTTCAAGTGCTGGTTCAACTAATTTTTGCTTCATGGGGTCATCGACACCAGCATCTTTGAAAAAGTCGCAGATTTCTTTTTTTACATTTTCAGGCCAATTGGTATCGCCGAGCGGGATAAGGTCTTGAAATTTATTATCCTGTCCTTTTTTTAGTATATACATGGTGCAGCTCCGATTTAAAATTAACGTTTGATCTTGTATGTCAGTATCTCCTAAAAAAAAATAATTCACAAGAAGTTAGAGTCTCTTAGAGTGGTTTTTCAAAAAAAATAGCCATTATTTAATTCTTTTGAACCTACCAATTATATGTCCTGTGGAGGGCATTATTCTCTCATCATCAAATTCTGTTTTTAAGAATGTAAGAGCTGATAAATCAGGGCTGAAAACTAATGTT
This sequence is a window from Desulfovibrio sp. UCD-KL4C. Protein-coding genes within it:
- a CDS encoding UPF0489 family protein codes for the protein MGEWVVDFKGRNHSTAINLNFLWKERNVFIMDNHRAALWCWVSSLKQNSDIGLFHVDRHYDALFSDKDYAHFPHSSFSSLPIEEYLSCGYDNDYFSVTPLFRWDNYLGLFIEKYRKQVKEWAFATHGKGSAPKDIRYAAYDPWEFPAALGELEGKWIFNLDLDYFFGRMSSGEMEKMFTDTYIIDFVKGIRACLDSGVIAVLTVSLSPECTGGWQGAESVLQLVTDGLGIDFKLPA
- a CDS encoding helix-turn-helix transcriptional regulator, yielding MQTKDFDSFFERLCEQTDISTQAQLARELGVGRAAISLVKKKGAVPPRWILDLSVRYDIDSTWLESGVGLPHPEESAEAFAGDFTRIPKVAARLSAGGGSFETGGTVESYYAFQKSWVSSKGNPANMVLMEVYGNSMEPELKAGDIVLVDQSKNNVLAGGIYAIGVEDTVMVKRVEKRPGQVVLHSDNTDYSPIFLGGDELANVRVLGQVVWVSREYQ